A window of the Verrucomicrobiota bacterium genome harbors these coding sequences:
- a CDS encoding alpha-galactosidase, whose protein sequence is MRNEPPIAHADSHWDPDTRTLEYAYNGRTLVSMQIPGEGEVMYRVESDGEVASSPFFQQIYLVVMSEPVKTTVTFTLSEDGVCMRPRRARHEEAILGQIGRPLIDGVNGLYDVLDDLLVDWHGAPWRWTGDQIERNQDDTLSASIEVELSPKPWIINLRPHYYRVHLGYEYHKPWEQRPNLKSVNGWCSWEAYRREVTEESVLQVADFLARHLKPYGLEYVQIDDGYQGEIRITPDTSLADSWLTPNEKFPSGLDGLAAQIRDRGLEPALWLNSNITHAETSGDTPDFLLRHKDGTPLKPAWMAFAFDCTPDNVERHIRPLYEGLRACGFSYIKLDNIRHLLYDALQKACKLGLLSNDEVETRFRNYLRVAREGLGHDIYFLASWGVLNQTIGIFDACRIATDSNPEWRKIRMQIVEEARWWHTQRILYLNDPDHMTVRTKPMWARNLVSNVTLTGGLFMLSDPIEKYDVDRLRIIQRCLPSLTTVTAETGPLDMTFPAYAWTKAHGAAFKGEIMGAWQEIDADTARTIAGDHGSNDDDHPFSSLWAFHFRTEAGQWCVVQRSATIPLRASKLPLGNVGLDPDKIYLAFNFWSQRFLGTVSATIEVPALEAGDTQVIALREAKDGPQFLASTRHVSMDAVSVKTQTWKDQTLLLTIEGVPGTSETYWLHRPKGWKLDALEADGADVTEAESQGEAIGLKLTFREPTSTLRIAWSKP, encoded by the coding sequence ATGAGAAACGAGCCGCCGATCGCCCACGCCGACAGCCACTGGGATCCCGACACCCGGACGCTCGAGTACGCCTATAACGGACGGACACTGGTCTCGATGCAGATCCCGGGCGAGGGCGAGGTCATGTACCGCGTCGAGTCCGACGGCGAGGTCGCCAGCTCTCCGTTCTTCCAGCAGATCTACCTCGTCGTCATGTCCGAGCCGGTCAAGACGACCGTGACGTTCACGCTCAGCGAGGACGGCGTCTGCATGCGTCCGCGCCGCGCGCGGCATGAGGAGGCAATCCTGGGCCAGATCGGCCGGCCGCTCATCGACGGCGTCAACGGCCTGTACGACGTGCTCGACGACCTGCTCGTCGACTGGCACGGCGCGCCTTGGCGATGGACGGGAGACCAGATCGAGCGGAACCAGGACGACACGCTCTCAGCCAGCATCGAGGTCGAGCTTAGCCCCAAACCGTGGATCATCAACCTGCGGCCGCACTACTACCGCGTCCACCTCGGCTACGAGTACCACAAGCCATGGGAGCAGCGACCGAACCTCAAGTCAGTTAACGGCTGGTGCTCGTGGGAAGCCTACCGCCGCGAGGTCACCGAGGAGAGCGTGCTCCAGGTGGCCGACTTCCTGGCGCGCCACCTCAAACCGTACGGCCTCGAATACGTCCAGATCGATGACGGGTACCAGGGCGAGATCCGGATCACACCCGACACCTCGCTGGCCGATTCGTGGCTCACGCCCAACGAGAAGTTCCCGTCGGGCCTCGACGGGCTTGCCGCGCAGATCAGGGACCGTGGCCTCGAGCCGGCCCTTTGGCTCAACAGCAACATCACGCACGCCGAGACCAGCGGCGACACGCCCGACTTCCTTCTGCGCCATAAGGACGGCACGCCGCTCAAGCCGGCGTGGATGGCGTTCGCCTTCGACTGCACGCCCGACAACGTTGAGCGCCATATCCGGCCACTCTACGAGGGCCTTCGTGCCTGCGGCTTCAGCTATATCAAGCTCGACAATATCCGCCACCTGCTCTACGACGCGCTCCAGAAAGCGTGCAAGCTCGGCCTGCTGAGCAACGACGAGGTCGAAACGCGGTTCCGCAACTACCTGCGCGTCGCCCGTGAGGGGCTCGGCCACGACATTTACTTCCTGGCGAGCTGGGGCGTGCTGAACCAGACCATCGGCATCTTCGACGCCTGCCGCATTGCCACCGACTCGAACCCCGAGTGGCGCAAGATCCGCATGCAGATTGTCGAGGAGGCCCGCTGGTGGCACACCCAGCGCATCCTCTACCTGAACGATCCGGACCACATGACCGTGCGCACCAAGCCAATGTGGGCCCGAAACCTTGTGTCGAACGTCACGCTCACCGGCGGGCTGTTCATGCTCAGCGACCCGATCGAGAAGTATGACGTCGATCGGCTACGCATCATCCAGCGCTGCCTGCCCTCACTCACCACGGTGACGGCCGAGACCGGCCCGCTCGACATGACCTTCCCCGCCTACGCCTGGACCAAGGCGCACGGCGCCGCCTTCAAGGGTGAGATCATGGGCGCCTGGCAGGAGATCGACGCCGACACCGCGCGCACGATCGCCGGTGATCATGGATCGAACGATGACGACCACCCCTTCTCGTCGCTCTGGGCGTTCCACTTCCGCACCGAGGCCGGCCAGTGGTGCGTCGTCCAGCGTTCAGCTACCATCCCGCTGCGCGCCTCCAAGCTCCCGCTGGGCAACGTCGGGCTCGACCCCGACAAGATCTACCTTGCCTTCAATTTCTGGTCGCAGCGCTTCCTCGGCACCGTCTCCGCCACGATCGAGGTGCCCGCGCTCGAGGCCGGCGACACGCAAGTCATCGCACTGCGCGAGGCGAAAGACGGACCGCAGTTTCTTGCCTCGACGCGCCACGTCAGCATGGACGCCGTGAGCGTCAAGACCCAGACCTGGAAAGACCAAACGCTGCTGCTCACGATCGAGGGCGTCCCCGGCACGAGCGAAACCTACTGGCTCCACCGCCCCAAGGGCTGGAAACTCGACGCTCTTGAAGCTGACGGGGCCGATGTCACGGAAGCTGAGAGCCAAGGCGAGGCCATCGGCCTCAAACTCACGTTCCGGGAGCCAACTTCCACGCTTCGGATAGCTTGGTCGAAGCCGTAA
- a CDS encoding NPCBM/NEW2 domain-containing protein, whose protein sequence is MLRATLVSAVTLILLAAVPASGTTFDRFVARIAVDDGCKGRSGESIFRVQLDGTEVFKSRVFLPGDDPESIDIPLDQAGTLSLIIDDEGDGHGGDWGNWLDARLVDSKTGEFMFLTDLDPEEVDAWIPPIKDRNIIARTIAVNDTVYLRGWGGISGSHNLFRDWNTVAAEHEATRDQANVDAATRSGELHLGATDPLPEGLKLVLDGTELTERELKKGVTLKPASRLVVTTNLTDPAHTAFWRDGACTVSGGGQALALVDLVQPSERLVHADVQPNRNVLTGNAAPEPQGILAGMLMPAAGPMTFTLRDLHVAFERAQFKHEEGSILLLVRARQYKTTEVPKPAAITSARLTVEIDGRPLAHVFSDNARSWEQSIALSTWPNRIECFAAPGADGSMGDGFAIDFGLQSPELGVPLWVRSIQPTMQIFTYDSPEQLLVAAAWKIPAWGVVRWDGLGDELARRKAGADALEAVKEKLELKDYRKQIEDGIAVMLQLSPSMHERQGKALAAELIRKDPNLRSRIDAVTDEVLKHDPRQPDIRIAAAERLRQLGNLMQERRQWGLLIEECRADLDLMIRARARIDAIWDEADPEPFPYPDDGSPTRSSRALGNTWLGAGEFYNHIWTIELSKDSNWTAELTLPDKNTGRLAVMVNSRGIEVTATLAGEKPLATRTAQHPVIEATILDGNKVMDGKRPLTLTISQDPDVTGIILPHTVEVVAWEMNSEADAPIENWQIAFRDDGSATVSRTSRAPVLAAIPRGATNLVVEGCTGYTIQEAITEYLVGWDGRLGGAGLPLFVAPKPGEEIRISYEWPEAAYNVPMSKYNWSGRREHVYFRSPAGILDTKALSTWRITDVPKTWRNERWTPEPSNETERVFRVSPKGQLEAVWRADNVLTRWMSMEYRGLVAFMPDTPNNRRWFHFYMDYVRTIYDKQIEYTGHHRPYALYVGVQDASMLSGYGGGTLGDRNGSETWIPASHRMAPCQWRHGSNPLLVDSHELHWVTITAMVRGVPAWADNGFAMGTEEIGWRVTEMADSDGARRRNTARALAMLEEVKELGSNPIQLPPDEYNKQPGTMRAKTDALCWYIVDQIVEAYGADFWSRFYAEQRRLNADVYRVMGNQAKQILFVDELVRVSGDQNLGKRFTDEWLFDLTPDPQDAADRFLILPRQPRVFMGDSPDFSAPEFDDLTWAVAAAPSEWENPGPGPWGEKVREFDGQAGTAWYRFTFDVPADFKTDNLELRLGEIRAADETYVNGTKIGATGAFPPEFKDAGDDERIYAVPAELLKPGARNVVAIRIYCESDRGGPDRRPVLVAVIKEAE, encoded by the coding sequence ATGCTACGCGCCACCCTTGTATCCGCCGTAACGCTCATCCTGCTCGCCGCTGTGCCCGCGTCAGGCACGACATTCGACCGCTTCGTGGCCCGGATCGCGGTCGACGACGGCTGCAAGGGCCGGAGCGGCGAGTCGATCTTCCGCGTCCAACTCGACGGCACGGAGGTGTTCAAGTCGCGTGTCTTCCTGCCCGGCGACGACCCGGAGTCGATCGACATCCCGCTTGACCAGGCGGGAACGCTCTCGCTCATCATCGACGACGAGGGCGACGGCCACGGTGGCGACTGGGGCAACTGGCTCGATGCGCGCTTGGTCGATTCGAAGACAGGCGAGTTCATGTTCCTGACCGACCTCGATCCCGAGGAGGTCGACGCATGGATCCCGCCCATCAAGGACCGCAACATCATTGCACGCACGATCGCCGTCAACGACACCGTCTACCTGCGCGGCTGGGGCGGCATCAGCGGGAGCCACAACCTGTTCCGCGACTGGAACACGGTAGCCGCCGAGCATGAAGCCACCCGCGACCAAGCCAACGTCGACGCTGCCACACGCAGCGGCGAGCTGCATCTGGGCGCCACCGACCCGCTGCCCGAGGGCCTGAAGCTCGTGCTCGACGGGACCGAGCTGACCGAGCGCGAACTCAAGAAGGGCGTCACGCTTAAACCGGCCTCCCGGCTCGTCGTGACCACCAACCTGACGGACCCGGCCCATACGGCGTTCTGGCGAGACGGCGCCTGCACCGTGAGCGGCGGCGGCCAAGCACTCGCGCTCGTCGACCTCGTGCAGCCGAGCGAGCGGCTTGTCCACGCCGACGTGCAGCCCAACCGCAATGTACTCACCGGCAACGCAGCGCCCGAGCCGCAGGGGATCCTGGCCGGCATGCTGATGCCCGCGGCAGGCCCGATGACGTTCACGCTACGCGACCTCCACGTTGCGTTCGAGCGCGCACAGTTCAAGCATGAGGAAGGCAGCATTCTCCTGCTCGTACGCGCCCGGCAGTACAAGACGACCGAGGTGCCGAAACCCGCCGCGATCACGAGCGCGCGATTGACCGTCGAGATCGACGGCCGGCCGCTCGCCCACGTCTTCTCGGACAACGCCAGGAGTTGGGAGCAGTCGATTGCGCTCTCGACGTGGCCGAACCGGATCGAGTGCTTTGCCGCGCCCGGCGCAGATGGGAGCATGGGCGACGGATTCGCCATCGATTTCGGGCTCCAATCGCCCGAGCTTGGCGTGCCGCTCTGGGTCCGCAGCATCCAGCCGACCATGCAGATCTTCACCTATGACTCGCCGGAGCAGCTCCTCGTCGCCGCCGCCTGGAAGATACCCGCCTGGGGCGTCGTGCGTTGGGACGGGCTCGGCGACGAGTTGGCCCGCCGCAAGGCCGGCGCCGACGCGCTCGAGGCGGTCAAGGAGAAGCTCGAGCTCAAGGACTACCGCAAGCAAATCGAGGACGGCATCGCCGTCATGCTCCAGCTCAGCCCGAGCATGCACGAGCGGCAGGGCAAGGCTCTCGCCGCCGAGCTGATCCGAAAGGACCCGAACCTGCGCAGTCGCATCGACGCGGTAACCGACGAGGTGCTCAAACATGATCCGCGTCAGCCCGACATCCGCATCGCGGCCGCCGAGCGGCTGCGCCAGTTGGGCAACCTGATGCAGGAACGCCGCCAGTGGGGGCTGCTCATCGAAGAGTGCCGCGCGGATCTCGACCTGATGATCCGCGCCCGCGCCCGCATCGACGCGATCTGGGACGAGGCCGATCCAGAGCCGTTCCCCTACCCCGACGACGGCTCACCGACTCGCTCGTCGCGCGCGCTCGGCAACACGTGGTTGGGCGCTGGCGAGTTCTACAATCACATCTGGACCATCGAGCTGAGCAAGGACAGCAACTGGACGGCTGAGCTGACGCTACCGGACAAGAACACCGGCCGTCTCGCCGTGATGGTCAACAGCCGCGGCATCGAGGTCACCGCCACGCTCGCCGGCGAGAAGCCGCTGGCGACACGCACGGCCCAACACCCCGTGATTGAGGCTACGATCCTCGACGGCAACAAGGTCATGGACGGGAAGCGGCCGCTCACGCTCACCATCTCACAGGACCCCGACGTGACCGGCATCATCCTGCCGCACACGGTCGAGGTGGTCGCCTGGGAGATGAACTCGGAAGCCGATGCACCCATCGAGAACTGGCAGATCGCCTTCCGCGACGACGGCTCGGCCACCGTGAGCCGCACGAGCCGCGCGCCCGTGCTCGCAGCGATCCCGCGCGGAGCCACCAACCTCGTCGTCGAAGGCTGCACAGGCTACACGATCCAGGAAGCGATCACCGAGTACCTTGTCGGCTGGGACGGCCGGCTCGGCGGCGCCGGCCTGCCGCTGTTCGTTGCGCCGAAGCCCGGTGAGGAGATTCGGATCTCGTACGAGTGGCCGGAGGCGGCCTACAACGTCCCGATGTCCAAGTACAACTGGAGCGGGCGCCGCGAGCACGTCTACTTCCGCTCGCCGGCCGGCATCCTCGACACGAAGGCCCTCAGCACCTGGCGGATCACCGACGTGCCGAAGACATGGAGAAATGAACGCTGGACACCGGAGCCGTCGAACGAGACCGAGCGTGTCTTCCGCGTTTCGCCCAAGGGCCAGCTCGAGGCGGTCTGGAGAGCCGACAATGTGCTCACGCGCTGGATGTCCATGGAGTACCGGGGCTTGGTCGCCTTCATGCCCGACACCCCGAACAACCGGCGCTGGTTCCACTTCTACATGGACTACGTGCGCACAATCTACGACAAGCAGATCGAGTACACGGGCCACCACCGCCCGTATGCGCTCTACGTCGGCGTGCAGGACGCCTCGATGCTTTCCGGCTACGGCGGAGGCACCTTGGGCGACAGAAACGGATCGGAAACATGGATCCCGGCATCGCACCGCATGGCTCCGTGCCAGTGGCGCCACGGCAGTAACCCGTTGCTCGTCGACTCGCATGAGTTGCACTGGGTCACCATCACCGCGATGGTGCGTGGCGTCCCTGCATGGGCCGACAACGGCTTCGCCATGGGCACTGAGGAGATCGGCTGGCGCGTCACCGAGATGGCCGACTCCGACGGGGCGCGTCGGCGCAACACGGCCAGGGCGCTCGCCATGCTCGAGGAAGTCAAGGAACTCGGCTCGAACCCTATCCAGCTCCCGCCCGACGAATACAACAAGCAGCCCGGCACGATGCGCGCCAAGACGGACGCCTTGTGCTGGTACATCGTCGATCAGATCGTCGAAGCCTATGGCGCCGATTTCTGGAGCCGCTTCTACGCCGAGCAGCGGCGACTCAATGCCGATGTCTATCGCGTCATGGGCAACCAAGCCAAGCAGATCCTGTTTGTCGATGAGCTGGTCCGCGTCAGCGGCGACCAGAACCTGGGCAAGCGCTTCACGGATGAGTGGCTCTTCGACCTAACGCCCGATCCGCAGGACGCCGCCGACCGTTTCCTCATTCTGCCGCGCCAACCTCGCGTCTTCATGGGGGACTCGCCCGACTTCTCCGCGCCAGAGTTCGACGATCTGACCTGGGCCGTCGCCGCTGCGCCGAGTGAGTGGGAGAACCCAGGCCCAGGCCCGTGGGGCGAGAAGGTGCGCGAGTTCGACGGCCAAGCCGGCACCGCCTGGTACCGGTTCACGTTCGACGTGCCCGCCGACTTCAAGACCGACAACCTCGAATTGCGCCTCGGAGAGATCCGGGCCGCCGACGAGACCTACGTCAACGGCACGAAGATCGGCGCGACGGGCGCCTTCCCACCCGAGTTCAAGGACGCCGGGGACGACGAGCGCATCTACGCCGTCCCAGCCGAGCTGCTCAAGCCCGGCGCCCGCAATGTGGTCGCCATCCGCATCTACTGCGAGAGCGACCGCGGCGGCCCCGACCGCCGTCCCGTCCTCGTAGCGGTCATCAAGGAAGCCGAATAG
- a CDS encoding diadenylate cyclase — protein sequence MPLLAKYLTADRVVDLSSRDKAGAIRELAAAAARSTDGLDAAHIAERVFEREALITTRVGDAVALPHARLAMGPEAVLAVGRSVAGVDYDDDNPAPVRLLALLLVDERRPELALTLLSALGRRLRDERLRNRLIETADPARFAELLDAGVPREEAQSPGVAPELSALTLRHAVEAARESGAAAAIICVDAETEIDAVLDADWPVPVIIAGQDLKLPDDSERRTHQTVLLPAPGRNRTDSVRLGLLMCVAQRLVGRHDVVVALSGPPHSGWLDTLLLTRVGDELGALSDAWVSDIAVDIRPAVLERLVEIATSLGREGREGRSVGTIFIVGDSERVLAQSHQLIINPFRGYDENDLNILDPRLEETIKELAAVDGAFIVRGDGVLLSAGTYLRPVTQGEPLPSGLGTRHAVAAATSASTAALAIVVSESSGAVTVFHDGRALISLSRSAAG from the coding sequence ATGCCCCTGCTGGCGAAATACCTGACGGCTGACCGCGTCGTGGATCTATCGAGCCGCGACAAGGCCGGCGCGATCCGCGAACTCGCGGCGGCTGCGGCGCGCTCGACCGATGGCCTGGACGCGGCACATATCGCCGAGCGGGTATTCGAGCGCGAAGCGCTCATTACAACCCGTGTGGGCGACGCCGTGGCCTTGCCGCACGCCCGGTTGGCGATGGGCCCCGAGGCGGTCCTTGCCGTAGGCCGGAGCGTGGCCGGGGTGGACTACGATGACGACAACCCGGCACCGGTGCGGCTGCTCGCGCTGCTGTTGGTCGACGAGCGGCGGCCTGAGTTGGCGCTCACGCTGCTCTCGGCGCTCGGGCGGCGGCTGCGCGATGAGAGGCTTCGCAACCGGCTGATCGAGACGGCCGACCCGGCACGCTTCGCCGAGCTGCTCGATGCCGGTGTGCCGCGCGAGGAGGCGCAATCGCCCGGCGTGGCCCCCGAGCTGTCAGCGCTTACGCTAAGGCACGCCGTCGAAGCCGCGCGAGAATCCGGCGCGGCTGCCGCGATTATCTGCGTGGACGCCGAGACCGAGATCGACGCCGTACTCGACGCCGACTGGCCTGTGCCCGTCATCATCGCCGGCCAGGATCTCAAGCTTCCTGATGACAGCGAGCGCCGGACCCACCAGACGGTCCTGCTGCCGGCGCCTGGACGCAACCGGACCGACTCGGTCCGCCTGGGCCTGCTCATGTGCGTGGCCCAGCGGCTCGTCGGGCGACACGACGTGGTGGTGGCGCTGAGCGGCCCGCCGCACTCGGGCTGGCTCGACACGCTGCTGTTGACGCGCGTGGGCGATGAGCTTGGCGCGCTGAGCGACGCGTGGGTCTCCGACATCGCCGTGGACATCCGGCCCGCCGTACTCGAGCGGCTCGTCGAGATCGCAACCTCGCTCGGGCGTGAGGGCCGCGAGGGGCGCTCGGTCGGCACGATCTTCATTGTGGGCGACTCCGAGCGGGTGCTCGCCCAGTCGCACCAGCTCATCATCAACCCATTCCGCGGCTACGACGAGAACGACCTCAATATTCTTGATCCCCGCCTCGAGGAGACGATCAAGGAGCTCGCTGCCGTTGATGGCGCCTTCATCGTGCGCGGCGACGGCGTGCTCCTCTCGGCCGGCACCTACCTGCGTCCGGTCACACAGGGCGAGCCGCTCCCCTCGGGCCTGGGTACACGGCACGCCGTGGCCGCCGCGACCAGCGCCTCGACGGCCGCGTTGGCCATTGTCGTGTCCGAGTCGTCGGGCGCGGTCACCGTGTTCCACGACGGGCGCGCGCTCATCTCCCTCAGCAGGTCGGCCGCGGGGTAA
- a CDS encoding glycosyltransferase, translated as MESRTSYSGGRPRVVFIGNFLPRKCGIATFTTDLHGAVGGHLPARNLAVVAMNNTPEGYDYPDPVVFGIQQDRPGDYIRAARFINESNAELVCVQHEFGIFGGEAGSYLGRLLAELEKPVVTTLHTVLERPEPAYRRSMLDLIRCSDRLLVMSKRAVGILREVYGVAESQVRLIHHGTPDVPFTDPDEHKAQFGVSGRPVVLTFGLLSPNKGIEHAIAALPPVVERFPNLAYVVLGATHPEVRRRCGERYREGLEQQVADLGLRDNVIFRDRFVETDELVRYLCASDVYLTPYLSREQIVSGTLAYAVATGRAIISTPYWYAEEMLADGRGILVGARDTGGLAQTLLQLLGDEALRRRLREHTYEFGRRMVWREVGRRYVTEFERVLDERRRIVLARAARQVLVGPAARAPRARMWRGLPELNLNHLLALTDDRGLVQHTSGPVPDLRHGYSADDVGRALIVLARAHTDDADQATSVSHECLGFLERAQTESGRFHNFMDARGRFTDDGSNEDTLGRVVWGLGTLLRHAEDGEALARAASLLQRAAPRLGKLTCPRAKAYAVCGLAEVLDGFSDNHILRHTMETLAGSLVEIYEINRDGEWHWFEDIVTYGNAILPHALLAASALSGDAAMREVGLESLDFLIRSQWNGDYFDFVGNEGWWVKGGPRAVYSQQPIEPGYLTAACVTAHAITGREQYLISARRCFDWFMGRNRLGVPLYDGRTGAVADGLDPGRVNLNRGAEAVITFLLALLSLSTLGLPVSEQVSA; from the coding sequence ATGGAAAGCAGAACCTCCTACAGCGGCGGCCGCCCGCGTGTCGTCTTCATCGGCAACTTCCTACCCCGCAAGTGCGGGATAGCCACCTTCACCACGGACCTGCACGGCGCTGTGGGCGGACACCTGCCCGCACGCAACCTCGCCGTGGTGGCCATGAACAACACGCCTGAAGGGTACGACTACCCGGACCCGGTCGTCTTCGGAATCCAGCAGGACCGCCCGGGCGACTACATCCGCGCGGCCCGCTTCATCAACGAGTCGAATGCCGAGCTGGTCTGCGTGCAGCACGAGTTCGGCATCTTCGGCGGCGAGGCAGGCAGCTACCTGGGCCGACTGCTCGCCGAGCTTGAGAAACCGGTCGTCACCACCCTACACACCGTGCTCGAGCGGCCGGAGCCGGCGTATCGCCGCTCGATGCTCGACTTGATCCGCTGCTCGGACCGCCTCCTCGTGATGAGCAAGCGCGCGGTGGGCATTCTGCGCGAGGTCTACGGCGTGGCCGAGTCGCAGGTGAGACTCATCCATCACGGGACACCCGACGTACCGTTCACCGATCCCGACGAGCACAAGGCCCAGTTCGGTGTCTCGGGCCGACCCGTGGTGCTCACCTTCGGGCTGCTCAGCCCGAACAAGGGCATCGAGCACGCGATCGCCGCGCTGCCACCTGTCGTCGAGCGATTCCCAAATCTGGCCTACGTCGTGCTCGGCGCCACGCACCCCGAGGTGCGTCGCCGCTGCGGCGAGCGTTACCGCGAGGGGCTCGAGCAACAGGTGGCCGACCTCGGACTCCGGGACAACGTCATCTTCCGCGACCGGTTCGTCGAGACCGACGAGTTGGTGCGCTACCTCTGCGCCAGCGATGTCTACCTCACGCCGTACTTGAGCCGCGAGCAGATCGTCAGCGGCACGCTCGCCTACGCAGTGGCTACGGGCCGGGCGATCATCTCGACCCCGTACTGGTACGCCGAGGAGATGCTCGCCGACGGCCGGGGCATCCTGGTCGGCGCCAGAGATACGGGCGGTCTGGCGCAGACCCTCCTGCAGCTCCTCGGCGATGAAGCGCTGCGCCGGCGGTTGCGCGAGCATACGTATGAGTTCGGCCGACGGATGGTGTGGCGCGAGGTCGGCCGGCGCTACGTGACAGAGTTCGAGCGCGTCCTCGATGAACGGCGCAGGATCGTCCTTGCCCGGGCCGCCCGCCAAGTGCTCGTCGGCCCCGCGGCCCGCGCGCCCCGGGCCCGCATGTGGCGCGGGCTGCCCGAGCTCAATCTCAACCACCTGCTTGCGCTTACCGACGACCGAGGCCTCGTGCAGCACACGAGCGGGCCTGTGCCTGATCTGCGCCACGGCTACAGCGCCGACGACGTAGGCCGGGCGCTCATCGTGCTGGCCCGCGCGCACACCGACGACGCTGACCAGGCTACAAGCGTGAGCCATGAGTGCCTGGGCTTTCTTGAGCGGGCGCAGACCGAGAGCGGCCGGTTCCACAACTTCATGGACGCCCGCGGCCGGTTCACCGACGACGGCAGCAACGAGGACACGCTCGGGCGCGTCGTGTGGGGGCTCGGCACGCTGCTGCGCCACGCCGAGGACGGCGAAGCCCTCGCGCGTGCCGCAAGCCTGCTCCAACGCGCCGCGCCGAGGCTGGGCAAACTCACCTGCCCGCGAGCCAAGGCGTACGCCGTCTGCGGACTGGCCGAGGTGCTCGACGGCTTCAGCGACAACCATATCCTCCGGCACACAATGGAAACGTTGGCCGGAAGCCTCGTCGAGATCTACGAGATCAACCGCGACGGCGAGTGGCACTGGTTTGAGGACATCGTCACTTACGGCAACGCCATCCTGCCCCACGCGTTGCTCGCCGCCTCGGCGCTGAGCGGCGACGCTGCGATGCGCGAGGTGGGCCTGGAAAGCCTCGACTTCCTCATCCGGAGCCAGTGGAACGGGGACTACTTCGACTTCGTCGGCAACGAGGGGTGGTGGGTCAAGGGCGGCCCGCGTGCCGTCTACAGCCAGCAACCGATCGAGCCCGGCTACCTGACCGCCGCGTGTGTGACGGCGCATGCGATCACCGGCCGGGAGCAGTACCTCATATCCGCCCGGCGCTGTTTCGATTGGTTCATGGGCCGCAACCGGCTTGGCGTGCCGCTCTACGACGGGCGCACCGGCGCTGTCGCCGACGGCCTTGACCCGGGGCGCGTCAACCTCAACCGCGGCGCCGAGGCGGTCATTACGTTCTTGCTGGCGCTCCTATCCTTGAGTACTCTGGGTCTTCCAGTCTCGGAACAAGTTTCCGCCTAG